A window of the Stigmatella aurantiaca genome harbors these coding sequences:
- a CDS encoding secondary thiamine-phosphate synthase enzyme YjbQ, translated as MYHAQELTVSTRGRGFHDITPEVQQAVAASGARQGLCTVFLHHTSASLILCENADPDVRKDLEAFFARLVKDGDPMFQHDAEGPDDMPAHVRTVLTQNSLSIPIQDGEAKLGTWQGLYVWEHRTAPHRRRVTVSVLG; from the coding sequence GTGTACCACGCGCAAGAGCTGACGGTGTCCACCCGGGGGCGAGGGTTTCACGACATCACCCCCGAGGTGCAGCAGGCGGTGGCCGCCAGCGGGGCCCGCCAGGGGCTGTGCACGGTGTTCCTGCACCACACCAGCGCCTCGCTCATCCTCTGCGAGAACGCGGACCCGGACGTGCGCAAGGACCTGGAGGCCTTCTTCGCCCGGCTGGTGAAGGACGGGGACCCGATGTTCCAGCACGACGCGGAGGGGCCCGACGACATGCCCGCGCACGTGCGCACGGTGCTCACGCAGAACTCACTGAGCATCCCCATCCAGGACGGGGAGGCGAAGCTGGGCACCTGGCAGGGGCTCTACGTGTGGGAGCACCGCACGGCCCCCCACCGCCGCCGCGTCACCGTCTCCGTGCTGGGCTGA
- a CDS encoding alpha/beta hydrolase, with protein sequence MALRRISTRLGELDCQVVEALPEGSPPELAVILCHGFGAPATDLVPLAPELMNLRPALAQHVRFIFPGAPLSLASLGMPSGRAWFHLPQEVLMGQQRDWDTYALTVPEGLPAARRALMGLVSAVSAAAKLPYGRIVLGGFSQGGMVTTDVTLRLEEAPAGLCILSGTLIATSEWKAKAAGRKGLPVFQAHGRSDTVLPFQAAERLRDMLTQAGLAVEFLPFDGPHTIDPEELEKLADFLVARLPPR encoded by the coding sequence ATGGCCCTGCGACGCATCTCGACACGTCTGGGCGAGCTGGACTGCCAGGTGGTGGAGGCCCTGCCGGAGGGCAGTCCCCCGGAGCTCGCCGTCATCCTCTGCCATGGGTTTGGGGCGCCCGCCACGGACCTGGTGCCCCTGGCACCGGAGCTGATGAACCTGCGCCCCGCGCTGGCGCAGCACGTGCGCTTCATCTTCCCCGGCGCGCCGCTGTCGCTGGCCTCGCTGGGCATGCCCTCGGGCCGCGCCTGGTTCCACCTGCCCCAGGAAGTGCTCATGGGCCAGCAGCGGGACTGGGACACCTACGCGCTCACCGTGCCCGAGGGGCTCCCCGCGGCCCGCCGGGCGTTGATGGGGCTGGTGTCCGCCGTGTCGGCCGCGGCGAAGCTGCCCTATGGCCGCATCGTCCTGGGCGGCTTCAGCCAGGGCGGCATGGTGACGACGGACGTGACGCTCCGGCTGGAGGAGGCCCCCGCGGGCCTGTGCATCCTGTCCGGGACGCTCATCGCGACCAGCGAGTGGAAAGCCAAGGCGGCGGGCCGCAAAGGTCTGCCCGTCTTCCAGGCCCATGGCCGGTCCGACACGGTGCTGCCCTTCCAGGCGGCCGAGCGCCTGCGCGACATGCTGACCCAGGCGGGGCTGGCGGTGGAGTTCCTACCTTTCGATGGGCCGCACACCATCGACCCCGAGGAGCTCGAGAAGCTGGCGGACTTCCTCGTGGCGAGGCTGCCGCCCCGCTAG
- a CDS encoding hybrid sensor histidine kinase/response regulator yields the protein MWLVDDSPAQLARASEVLSKHHVLETFSDAEQMLERLALGQPPDVLLLDWQLPGISGLETCRYVREQYDDVTLPILMLSTRGTHDDFTEGLQAGANDYVAKPFHDAELLARVASLLRVRAQGERLREREAYLATTLSSISDAIVTTDRAGRVVFLNPVAERITGWSTTEAQQRPVAEVLRIIDAVTREPVENPVERALAMGTVQGLAGPTLLIRQDGTEVPIEDSAAPIRTGPHDLAGAVLIFRDVTEQTQVRQHHEALAERLRASEAEQATLLDAIPVLVSFVDADERYGRVNKAYEDWFGISGEHLRGQKVRDVIGEAAYRVLGPFVKRGLAGESFSFEQHDVPYRLGGKRDVKVSFIAHREQGQSVAGYVALLQDITVQRKLEQERELHGRRLQQQAEFEQQLIGIVSHDLRNPLAAILLGTERLKRQEALGPNAARTVDRIHASASRAVRLVNELLDFTQARLGGGIRIERTPMDIHVLTRTVVEEVEEAHPSAQLTVVTSGNGQGSWDADRLSQVIQNLVTNAVKYGQPGAPIQVSLHGDGNQVTLRVHNEGAPIPPERLPGLFQPLERGTDAVDVASRSVGLGLFIVKAIVDAHQGHIEVTSETGAGTTFTVTLPRRVVG from the coding sequence GTGTGGCTGGTCGATGACAGCCCCGCGCAACTGGCGCGGGCCAGCGAGGTGCTCTCGAAGCACCACGTGCTCGAGACCTTCAGCGACGCCGAGCAGATGCTGGAGCGGCTTGCCCTGGGGCAGCCCCCCGATGTGCTCCTGCTGGACTGGCAGTTGCCGGGCATTTCGGGCCTGGAAACGTGCCGCTACGTGCGCGAGCAATACGACGATGTCACCCTCCCCATCCTGATGCTCTCCACCCGGGGAACCCACGATGACTTCACCGAAGGGTTGCAGGCGGGAGCCAACGACTACGTCGCCAAGCCCTTCCACGACGCGGAGTTGCTCGCCCGGGTGGCCAGCCTCCTGCGCGTCCGTGCCCAGGGCGAGCGGCTGAGGGAACGCGAAGCGTACCTGGCCACGACGCTCTCCAGCATCAGCGATGCCATCGTCACCACGGACCGCGCTGGACGCGTCGTCTTCCTCAACCCCGTGGCCGAGCGCATCACCGGCTGGAGCACCACGGAGGCCCAGCAGCGGCCCGTGGCAGAGGTCCTTCGCATCATCGACGCTGTCACGCGAGAGCCCGTCGAGAACCCTGTCGAGCGAGCGCTCGCGATGGGAACGGTTCAGGGACTCGCGGGGCCGACGCTGCTCATCCGCCAGGACGGGACGGAAGTCCCCATCGAGGACAGCGCCGCGCCAATTCGCACGGGGCCGCATGACCTCGCTGGCGCCGTGCTCATCTTCCGCGATGTCACCGAACAGACCCAGGTGCGTCAGCACCACGAAGCCCTGGCGGAGCGGCTGCGAGCCAGTGAGGCGGAGCAAGCCACGCTGCTCGACGCGATTCCCGTCCTCGTCTCGTTCGTTGACGCGGACGAGCGTTACGGCCGCGTCAACAAGGCGTATGAGGACTGGTTCGGGATTTCGGGGGAACACCTCCGGGGCCAGAAGGTCCGGGACGTCATCGGGGAGGCGGCCTACCGCGTGCTGGGCCCCTTCGTGAAGCGAGGGTTGGCGGGAGAGAGCTTCTCCTTCGAGCAGCATGACGTGCCCTATCGCCTGGGAGGCAAGCGGGACGTGAAGGTGTCCTTCATCGCGCACCGCGAGCAGGGGCAGTCCGTGGCTGGCTACGTGGCGCTCCTCCAGGACATCACGGTGCAAAGGAAACTGGAGCAGGAGCGTGAGCTGCACGGGCGAAGGCTCCAGCAGCAGGCGGAGTTCGAGCAGCAGCTCATCGGCATCGTGAGCCACGACCTGCGCAACCCCCTGGCCGCCATCCTCCTGGGGACGGAACGGCTGAAGCGCCAGGAAGCACTGGGTCCAAACGCCGCCCGGACCGTGGACCGAATCCACGCATCGGCCTCCCGTGCGGTGCGGCTGGTGAATGAACTCCTCGACTTCACCCAGGCCCGCCTGGGCGGCGGCATCCGGATCGAGCGCACCCCCATGGACATCCATGTGCTCACCCGGACCGTCGTGGAGGAAGTGGAAGAAGCCCATCCTTCCGCCCAGCTGACGGTGGTGACGAGCGGCAATGGGCAGGGCTCGTGGGACGCGGACCGGCTCTCCCAGGTGATTCAGAACCTGGTGACGAACGCCGTGAAGTACGGCCAGCCTGGGGCACCGATCCAGGTGTCGCTCCACGGCGACGGCAACCAGGTGACGCTGCGTGTCCACAACGAAGGCGCCCCCATTCCACCCGAGCGCCTTCCGGGCCTCTTCCAGCCCCTGGAGCGGGGCACCGATGCGGTGGACGTCGCGAGCCGCAGCGTGGGGCTTGGCCTCTTCATCGTGAAGGCGATCGTCGACGCGCACCAGGGACACATCGAAGTGACGTCCGAGACGGGAGCGGGCACCACCTTCACGGTGACCCTGCCGCGGAGGGTGGTAGGCTAG
- the gor gene encoding glutathione-disulfide reductase, with protein sequence MPQYDFDLLTIGGGSGGTAASRRAGTLGARVALCEEDRVGGTCVLRGCVPKKLLVYGSHFREEFEDAAGYGWSVPEPTLDWKKLQAAKDREMDRLHHVYQRLLRDAGVRLIDGRARILDAHTVEAGGHRYTAAHLLIATGSRPSIPRMPGKEHVLSSDGVLSLPELPRRMIIVGGGYIGVEFASIFNGLGVQVTLLVREDTVLKGFDEDVRSVLSQELRKKGVDLQCGVSVRDVEKSPDGTRSVLTKTGETLEAEVVLFATGRVPNTRGLGLEEVGVKLDEQGAVVVDEWSHSSVKHIHAVGDVTNRLNLTPVAIAEGRALAETLFHGNPSRVDYGAIPSAVFTQPPVGTVGLTEKEAREKHGAVDVYVSSFRPMKHTLSGRNEGAMMKVIAERDTGRVLGFHMVGMDAPEILQGLAVAFHCGVTKKQLDATVGIHPTAAEEFVTLSDKRSEP encoded by the coding sequence ATGCCCCAGTATGACTTCGATCTGCTGACGATCGGCGGTGGCTCGGGCGGCACGGCTGCGAGCCGCCGGGCGGGTACCCTGGGCGCGCGGGTGGCCCTCTGCGAGGAGGACCGGGTGGGCGGCACCTGCGTGCTTCGGGGCTGCGTCCCCAAGAAGCTGCTCGTCTACGGCTCCCACTTCCGCGAGGAGTTCGAGGATGCGGCGGGCTACGGCTGGTCCGTGCCGGAGCCCACGCTGGACTGGAAGAAGCTCCAGGCGGCCAAGGACCGGGAGATGGACCGGCTCCACCATGTGTACCAGCGGCTGCTCCGGGACGCCGGCGTGCGGCTTATCGACGGGCGTGCCCGCATCCTGGATGCCCACACCGTGGAGGCCGGGGGCCACCGCTACACGGCGGCCCACCTGCTCATCGCCACGGGCTCACGCCCCTCCATCCCCCGCATGCCGGGCAAAGAGCACGTGCTCTCCTCGGACGGCGTGCTGAGCCTGCCGGAGCTGCCGCGCCGGATGATCATCGTCGGAGGGGGCTACATCGGCGTGGAGTTCGCCAGCATCTTCAATGGCCTGGGCGTGCAGGTGACGCTGCTCGTCCGGGAGGACACCGTGCTGAAGGGCTTCGACGAGGACGTGCGCTCGGTGCTCTCCCAGGAGCTGCGCAAGAAGGGCGTCGACCTGCAGTGTGGCGTCTCCGTGCGGGATGTGGAGAAGAGCCCGGACGGCACCCGGAGCGTGCTGACGAAGACGGGGGAGACGCTGGAGGCGGAGGTGGTGCTGTTCGCCACGGGCCGCGTTCCTAACACGCGGGGGCTTGGCCTGGAGGAGGTGGGGGTGAAGCTGGACGAGCAGGGGGCCGTGGTGGTGGATGAGTGGTCCCACTCCTCGGTGAAGCACATCCACGCGGTGGGCGATGTGACGAACCGGCTCAACCTCACCCCGGTGGCCATCGCGGAGGGGCGGGCGCTGGCGGAGACGCTCTTCCACGGCAACCCCTCGCGGGTGGATTACGGGGCCATTCCCTCGGCGGTGTTCACCCAGCCTCCCGTGGGCACGGTGGGGCTCACCGAGAAGGAAGCCCGCGAGAAGCACGGCGCGGTGGACGTGTACGTCTCCAGCTTCCGGCCCATGAAACACACCCTGAGTGGGCGCAACGAGGGCGCGATGATGAAGGTGATTGCCGAGCGGGACACCGGCCGGGTGCTGGGCTTCCACATGGTGGGGATGGACGCCCCGGAGATTCTCCAGGGGCTGGCGGTGGCGTTTCACTGTGGGGTCACCAAGAAACAGCTCGATGCGACGGTGGGCATCCACCCCACGGCGGCCGAGGAGTTCGTCACCCTGAGCGACAAGCGCTCCGAGCCGTAG
- a CDS encoding DUF4178 domain-containing protein gives MTQGQCPSCGAPVEFTAGSAQVLVCGYCQTVVAKKGFNLEAHGKIGAIVDTDSPLRLGLEGRYDRAPYRLVGHLQKDHGAGPWDEWYVEFDNGRTAWLSEAEGFFYLLFESGVEEGIALDELHPGERFSLRGRSYVVEERGHGRVVAAEGQLPSDVDPTEDSYYVDATGPRGALVTLDFGTRAREPEVFVGQRLKLEQLGIPMDQVRPKARKVSLEHARCPQCNGALALRAPDSTKRVACPYCGALLDASKGRLAFLQLLEKPDYPPLIPLGAKGKLDGVEWICIGFLIRSCTVEGTRYPWEEYLLFNRARGFTWLMQSNGHWVYLKPLDAGAVSLAPGSSAYHEGRRYKSFQTVTAVTETVLGEFYWEVSAGETAQASEYVAPPYSVNVDATESEVSYTFGEYLAPAVIQEAFQLKEPLPTRQGIAPSQPNPHSSAPTWKWSAVWMVALVLLYLGINLQAANELVLDTTVRLEPEAVSGQPSAMHFSEPFTIPKWGNVRAEVFSSVSNNWIGVQGDLVNQETGEVRSFYQELSFYSGQDSEGAWSEGSRDNTEYLSAVTPGTYVLRTTAAFPSALLPQQRAYKVKLTSDVPRGTWFCFALVLLLLGPVFAYLRSSSFESARWADSN, from the coding sequence GTGACGCAAGGGCAATGTCCCTCGTGTGGGGCGCCCGTGGAGTTCACCGCGGGCTCGGCGCAGGTGCTCGTCTGCGGCTACTGCCAGACGGTGGTGGCCAAGAAGGGCTTCAACCTCGAGGCGCACGGGAAGATCGGCGCCATCGTGGACACGGACTCGCCCCTGCGGCTGGGGCTGGAGGGCCGCTATGACCGGGCGCCGTACCGGCTGGTGGGCCACCTCCAGAAGGACCACGGCGCGGGCCCCTGGGACGAGTGGTACGTGGAGTTCGACAACGGCCGCACCGCCTGGCTCAGCGAGGCCGAGGGGTTCTTCTACCTCCTGTTCGAGTCGGGCGTGGAGGAGGGGATCGCGCTGGACGAGCTGCATCCCGGGGAGCGCTTCTCCCTGCGCGGCCGCTCCTACGTGGTGGAGGAGCGGGGCCATGGGCGCGTGGTGGCCGCCGAGGGGCAGCTGCCCAGCGACGTGGACCCCACCGAGGACAGCTACTACGTGGACGCCACGGGCCCCAGGGGCGCCCTCGTCACCCTGGACTTCGGCACCCGCGCGAGGGAGCCCGAGGTCTTCGTGGGCCAGCGGCTGAAGCTGGAGCAGCTGGGCATTCCCATGGACCAGGTGCGCCCCAAGGCGCGCAAGGTGTCCCTGGAGCACGCGCGGTGTCCCCAGTGCAACGGCGCCCTGGCGCTCCGGGCCCCGGACAGCACCAAGCGCGTGGCGTGCCCGTACTGCGGCGCGCTCCTGGATGCCAGCAAGGGGCGGCTGGCCTTCTTGCAGCTGCTGGAGAAGCCGGACTACCCGCCGCTGATTCCCCTGGGCGCCAAGGGCAAGCTCGACGGCGTGGAGTGGATCTGCATCGGCTTCCTCATCCGCTCGTGCACGGTGGAGGGCACGCGCTACCCGTGGGAGGAATACCTCCTGTTCAACCGGGCGCGCGGCTTCACCTGGCTGATGCAGTCCAACGGCCACTGGGTGTACTTGAAGCCGCTGGATGCCGGGGCGGTGTCCCTGGCGCCGGGCAGCTCCGCGTACCACGAGGGCCGGCGCTACAAGTCCTTCCAGACCGTCACCGCCGTCACGGAGACGGTGCTGGGCGAGTTCTACTGGGAGGTGTCGGCCGGGGAGACGGCGCAGGCCTCCGAGTACGTGGCGCCGCCCTACTCGGTGAACGTGGACGCCACGGAGTCGGAGGTGTCCTACACCTTTGGAGAGTACCTGGCGCCCGCCGTCATCCAGGAGGCCTTCCAGCTCAAGGAGCCCCTGCCCACGCGGCAGGGCATTGCCCCCAGCCAGCCCAATCCCCACAGCTCCGCGCCCACGTGGAAGTGGTCCGCTGTCTGGATGGTGGCGCTGGTCCTGCTCTACTTGGGAATCAACCTCCAGGCCGCCAACGAGCTGGTGCTCGACACGACGGTGCGGCTGGAGCCGGAGGCGGTGTCCGGCCAGCCCAGCGCCATGCACTTCAGCGAGCCGTTCACCATCCCCAAGTGGGGCAACGTGCGCGCGGAGGTGTTCTCGTCGGTGAGCAACAACTGGATCGGCGTCCAGGGGGACCTGGTGAACCAGGAGACGGGCGAGGTGCGCAGCTTCTACCAGGAGCTGAGCTTCTACTCGGGGCAGGACTCGGAAGGGGCCTGGTCCGAAGGCAGCCGGGACAACACCGAGTACCTGTCCGCGGTCACGCCGGGCACCTACGTGCTGCGCACCACGGCGGCCTTCCCCTCGGCGCTCCTGCCCCAGCAGCGCGCTTACAAGGTGAAGCTCACGAGCGACGTGCCGCGCGGCACCTGGTTCTGTTTCGCGCTGGTGCTGCTGCTGCTGGGGCCGGTGTTCGCGTACCTGCGCTCGTCGAGCTTCGAGTCCGCCCGCTGGGCGGACAGCAACTAG
- a CDS encoding 1,4-dihydroxy-2-naphthoyl-CoA synthase — MVSAIFNPARWKAVDGINFKDITFHRAVDQGTVRIAFNRPEVRNAFRPRTVDELARALEATRFMTDVGCVLITGNGPSPKDGGWAFCSGGDQRIRGKDGYKYEGDESAADPARLGRLHILEVQRQIRFLPKVVIAVVPGWAVGGGHSLHVVCDLTLASKEHAVFKQTDPDVASFDSGYGSALLARQIGQKRAREIFFVGSNYSAEEAFQMGMVNAVVPHAQLEEFALEWGAEINTKSPTAIKMLKYGFNLPDEGLVGQQLFAGEATRLAYGTEEAQEGRDAFVQKRKRDFKRFPWTY, encoded by the coding sequence ATGGTCTCAGCCATCTTCAACCCGGCCCGTTGGAAGGCCGTGGACGGCATCAACTTCAAGGACATCACCTTCCACCGCGCGGTGGACCAGGGCACGGTGCGCATCGCCTTCAACCGCCCCGAGGTGCGCAACGCCTTCCGCCCGCGCACGGTGGACGAGCTGGCCCGGGCGCTGGAGGCCACCCGGTTCATGACGGACGTGGGCTGCGTGCTCATCACCGGCAACGGGCCCTCGCCGAAGGATGGCGGGTGGGCGTTCTGCTCGGGCGGAGACCAGCGCATCCGCGGCAAGGATGGCTACAAGTACGAGGGCGACGAGAGCGCGGCGGACCCCGCGCGCCTGGGCCGGCTGCACATCCTCGAGGTGCAGCGGCAGATCCGCTTCCTGCCCAAGGTCGTCATCGCCGTGGTGCCCGGCTGGGCGGTGGGCGGTGGCCACAGCCTGCACGTGGTGTGTGACTTGACGCTCGCGAGCAAGGAGCACGCGGTGTTCAAGCAGACGGACCCGGACGTGGCCAGCTTCGACAGCGGCTACGGCTCGGCGCTGCTGGCGCGGCAGATTGGCCAGAAGCGGGCGCGGGAGATCTTCTTCGTCGGCAGCAACTACTCGGCGGAGGAGGCCTTCCAGATGGGCATGGTGAACGCCGTGGTGCCCCACGCGCAACTGGAGGAGTTCGCGCTGGAGTGGGGCGCGGAGATCAACACCAAGAGCCCCACGGCCATCAAGATGCTCAAGTACGGCTTCAACCTCCCGGACGAGGGGCTCGTGGGGCAGCAGCTCTTCGCGGGCGAGGCCACGCGCCTGGCGTACGGCACCGAGGAGGCGCAGGAGGGACGCGACGCCTTCGTGCAGAAGCGCAAGCGCGACTTCAAGCGCTTCCCCTGGACGTACTGA
- a CDS encoding RDD family protein, with translation MEPSWTEPPVQPSGAQCAQHPTRTARTVCSRCGSYACRQCQRVGEDGLEYCALCVSKLDFLAERSDRFWANLVDTFVLGLPMLAAMVLVLLASSGGSADWAMGLALLIAVGGTLAVSAYQLVLISQSGQSLGKRMRNIRVVRSDGSPVSLGRLLFLRNVIPSAINTACGLFNLVDILFIFQDNRRCLHDMIADTKVVKTHAGPR, from the coding sequence ATGGAACCTTCGTGGACCGAGCCCCCTGTCCAGCCCTCGGGTGCCCAGTGTGCCCAACACCCCACGCGCACGGCCCGCACCGTGTGCTCGCGCTGTGGCAGTTATGCGTGTAGGCAGTGCCAGCGCGTGGGCGAGGACGGGTTGGAGTACTGCGCCCTGTGCGTGTCCAAGCTGGACTTCCTGGCGGAGCGCAGCGACCGCTTCTGGGCGAATCTCGTGGACACCTTCGTCCTGGGCCTCCCCATGCTGGCCGCCATGGTGCTCGTCCTCCTGGCTTCGAGCGGGGGCTCCGCGGACTGGGCCATGGGCCTGGCCCTGCTGATCGCCGTGGGAGGCACCCTCGCCGTGAGCGCGTATCAGCTCGTGCTGATTTCCCAGTCCGGCCAGAGCCTCGGCAAGCGGATGCGCAACATCCGGGTGGTGCGCTCCGATGGCAGTCCCGTTTCCCTCGGCCGGCTCCTCTTCCTGCGCAACGTCATCCCCAGCGCCATCAACACCGCGTGCGGCCTGTTCAACCTGGTGGATATCCTGTTCATCTTCCAGGACAACCGCCGCTGCCTCCACGACATGATCGCCGACACCAAGGTGGTGAAGACGCACGCGGGCCCGCGCTGA
- a CDS encoding GPI inositol-deacylase: METPPRSTLPAPGPRAPSVPPAGAVARLVRSLRGLPPAQDWWGPGCAGLPGWFHAESAPTTEATPRFRELYARVRRGERVLPAEAGRHLYLFVKGMLGDELFGYLEANQLRLERRGLETHSVCVDTEAPLEANLAQVRKALEDAAFFGRSVVLVGHSKGAVESLSAMALYPHLRAHVRAVVALQAPYGGSPVAHDLMASPEMRRVVDIALPLLFYGVSRCVEDLCYPARMDFVRRHPYPADLPTVSLATSRDSRRSPLWPVAHYLRQRYGLASDGLVATVDAEIPGSRVVRLDDLDHAQAAMLGIPGLTPYHPGDLTEALVALALE; encoded by the coding sequence ATGGAGACCCCTCCCCGTTCCACCCTGCCCGCCCCCGGGCCCCGGGCCCCCTCCGTCCCGCCCGCGGGCGCGGTGGCCCGGCTGGTGCGCTCGCTCCGGGGGTTGCCCCCCGCGCAGGACTGGTGGGGGCCGGGCTGCGCGGGACTGCCCGGCTGGTTTCACGCCGAGTCCGCGCCCACCACCGAGGCGACGCCCCGCTTCCGGGAGCTGTACGCCCGGGTCCGCCGGGGCGAGCGCGTGCTGCCGGCCGAGGCGGGCCGCCACCTGTATCTGTTCGTGAAGGGCATGCTCGGGGACGAGCTGTTCGGCTACCTGGAGGCCAACCAGCTGCGCCTGGAGCGCCGGGGGCTGGAGACCCACTCGGTCTGCGTGGACACGGAGGCCCCGCTGGAGGCGAACCTCGCCCAGGTGCGCAAGGCCCTGGAGGATGCGGCCTTCTTCGGGCGCTCGGTGGTGCTGGTGGGCCACAGCAAGGGGGCCGTGGAGAGCCTCTCGGCGATGGCCCTGTACCCGCACCTGCGCGCCCACGTGCGCGCGGTGGTGGCCCTGCAAGCGCCCTATGGCGGCTCGCCCGTGGCGCATGACCTGATGGCCTCGCCCGAGATGCGCAGGGTGGTGGACATCGCCCTGCCGCTGCTCTTCTACGGCGTGTCCCGGTGCGTGGAGGACCTGTGCTACCCCGCGCGGATGGACTTCGTGCGCCGCCACCCGTACCCGGCGGACCTCCCCACGGTGTCCCTGGCCACCTCGCGCGACTCGCGGCGCTCGCCGCTGTGGCCCGTGGCCCACTACCTGCGCCAGCGCTACGGGCTGGCCAGCGATGGGCTGGTGGCCACGGTGGACGCGGAGATTCCCGGCTCCCGGGTGGTGCGCCTGGACGATCTGGACCACGCGCAGGCGGCGATGCTGGGCATTCCTGGCCTCACCCCCTACCACCCGGGGGACCTGACCGAGGCCCTGGTGGCGCTCGCCCTGGAGTGA
- a CDS encoding peptidylprolyl isomerase, which produces MRTRFLTFGLLLAFTACDKETPAAKPPPAATPPPPAPAAPPPAPTENPQEAAAKAHSEKVAALAAQATGWQKDALEGKELFAVMDTSEGKITLRLFSKDAPLTVANFVGLASGQKEWQDPSNLQKTNRPLYDGTKFHRVIPDFMIQGGDPLGNGTGRPGYTFEDEFLSGRKFDKPGLLAMANAGPGTNGSQFFITTTNPQWLNNRHTIFGEVIDGYPVVEKISKVQKDPRDRPLKDVTVKKVTISSKKP; this is translated from the coding sequence ATGCGCACCCGATTCCTGACCTTTGGACTGCTGCTCGCCTTCACCGCTTGCGACAAGGAGACGCCCGCCGCCAAGCCTCCTCCCGCGGCCACCCCGCCGCCTCCGGCGCCCGCCGCGCCGCCCCCCGCGCCCACCGAGAACCCGCAGGAGGCCGCCGCCAAGGCCCACAGCGAGAAGGTGGCCGCCCTGGCCGCCCAGGCCACCGGCTGGCAGAAGGACGCGCTGGAGGGCAAGGAGCTCTTCGCCGTCATGGACACGAGCGAGGGGAAAATCACCCTGCGGCTCTTCTCGAAGGACGCGCCCCTCACGGTCGCCAACTTCGTGGGCCTGGCCAGCGGCCAGAAGGAGTGGCAGGACCCCTCCAACCTGCAGAAGACGAACCGCCCGTTGTATGACGGGACGAAGTTCCACCGCGTCATCCCGGACTTCATGATTCAGGGCGGAGACCCGCTGGGCAACGGCACGGGCCGGCCCGGCTACACCTTCGAGGACGAGTTCCTGAGCGGCCGCAAGTTCGACAAGCCGGGCCTGCTGGCCATGGCCAACGCGGGCCCCGGCACCAACGGCAGCCAGTTCTTCATCACCACCACCAACCCGCAGTGGCTCAACAACCGGCACACCATCTTCGGAGAGGTCATCGACGGCTACCCCGTCGTGGAGAAGATCTCCAAGGTGCAGAAGGACCCGCGCGACCGGCCGCTCAAGGACGTGACCGTGAAGAAGGTCACCATCTCCAGCAAGAAGCCGTAA
- the speD gene encoding adenosylmethionine decarboxylase gives MLESRGSGEDWTLTTGQEWLVDVSGCSPEQLKSLAVLAALFEELIVQMELKVVGQPQWHVFPEPGGITGLTLLAESHLSIHTFPEHGFAALNVYCCRMRASPDFPALLARHLGAQSCHVRELARGVKA, from the coding sequence GTGTTAGAAAGCAGAGGGTCAGGGGAGGACTGGACGCTGACGACGGGACAAGAATGGCTGGTGGATGTGAGCGGCTGCTCGCCCGAGCAGCTCAAGAGCCTCGCCGTGCTCGCTGCCCTCTTCGAGGAGCTCATCGTCCAGATGGAACTCAAGGTGGTGGGACAGCCGCAGTGGCACGTGTTCCCGGAGCCGGGAGGAATTACGGGATTGACCTTGCTGGCCGAGAGCCACCTGTCCATCCACACCTTCCCCGAGCATGGCTTCGCGGCGCTCAACGTCTACTGCTGCCGGATGCGGGCCAGCCCGGACTTTCCGGCGCTGCTGGCGCGGCACCTGGGGGCTCAGTCCTGCCATGTGCGTGAACTGGCGCGGGGGGTGAAGGCGTGA